Proteins from a genomic interval of Flammeovirgaceae bacterium SG7u.111:
- the galB gene encoding beta-galactosidase GalB: MRTLLLILVIPVLFFSCSGNNENENNPRKVRLLSEDWKFYLGEPEGAEVKSFDDRQWRTLDIPHDWSIEGEFDENHPATVGGGALPGGVGWYRKYFKLSAADSAKLFTVIFDGVYRNSEVWINGHFLGNRPNGYISFQYDLTPHLGFGEEPNVLAVKVNNSPQPNSRWYSGSGIYRNVWLESTEKIYVEKNETFITTPEVSTERAIVNIKAKLRNATKQEGNIKYAIEVKKQASSEGLIYSHELVLGENSTEGVDINIKVPSPALWSVEDPNLYQATISMYAEGELVDKTSNTFGIRYFDFDPEKGFFLNGKPMKIKGVCNHHDLGSLGAAINTRALRRQLEIMQEMGANAIRTTHNPPAPELLDLCDEMGFLVMDEMFDMWKKGKTEFDYSLNWDKWHVKDLQDFIKRDRNHPSIIIWSVGNEIPEQWDEAGKTIATELAAVVRELDTTRAITVACNPPSPENTIAQSGALDLIGYNYALDLYENFPEVFPGKCFIATETTSALATRGYYDMPSDTVQRWPVRWDIPFTQGNPDNTVSAYDHVSTPWGATHEEVLKVIMKHDYLSGMFVWTGFDYLGEPTPYSWPSRSSFFGIVDLAGFPKDTYYLYKSLWAEDPVLHIYPHWNWSEGDSVDIWAYATADEVELFLNGKSLGKKEKEGDELHLMWKVPFEKGTITAKSAVDGKELVKELKTAEKPHKINLEADRGTIQADGVDLSFVTVTVVDSAGTIHPQAHHQVSFELEGPGKIVGVDNGNPNSHESFKGKTIKAFYGKCLVVIQSTGEAGTVKLVANSDGLEDGELVINVK; encoded by the coding sequence ATGAGAACTTTACTTCTTATACTAGTTATTCCTGTACTGTTTTTTTCGTGTTCAGGGAACAATGAAAATGAAAACAATCCGAGAAAAGTGCGTTTGCTTTCGGAAGATTGGAAATTTTACTTAGGCGAACCGGAAGGTGCAGAAGTAAAAAGCTTCGACGATAGGCAATGGCGTACGCTCGATATTCCCCACGATTGGAGTATTGAAGGAGAATTTGATGAAAACCACCCTGCTACCGTAGGAGGAGGAGCACTTCCGGGAGGGGTTGGCTGGTACAGAAAATATTTCAAACTATCAGCTGCCGATAGCGCCAAGCTATTTACAGTGATTTTTGACGGTGTTTATCGCAACAGCGAAGTGTGGATAAACGGGCATTTTTTAGGTAATCGACCCAATGGGTATATTTCCTTCCAGTATGACCTTACGCCTCATTTAGGGTTTGGAGAAGAGCCTAATGTATTGGCAGTGAAGGTAAACAACTCTCCGCAACCTAATTCCAGATGGTATTCTGGTTCAGGTATTTATAGGAATGTTTGGCTAGAAAGTACAGAGAAAATATATGTAGAAAAGAACGAGACATTTATTACTACACCAGAGGTTAGTACTGAAAGAGCAATTGTAAACATAAAGGCAAAACTTAGGAATGCGACCAAACAAGAAGGGAATATTAAATATGCGATAGAGGTCAAAAAACAAGCTTCGAGTGAGGGGCTCATTTATTCCCACGAGCTTGTATTGGGTGAAAACTCAACCGAAGGAGTGGATATAAACATAAAAGTCCCCTCTCCTGCACTTTGGTCGGTAGAAGATCCAAACCTCTACCAAGCAACCATAAGCATGTATGCAGAAGGGGAATTAGTGGATAAAACGTCCAATACATTTGGTATAAGGTATTTTGACTTCGATCCTGAAAAAGGTTTTTTCTTGAATGGCAAGCCTATGAAAATCAAAGGAGTGTGTAATCATCATGATCTTGGAAGCCTTGGTGCAGCTATTAATACAAGGGCGCTGCGTCGCCAGCTGGAGATCATGCAAGAAATGGGCGCGAATGCCATTCGGACTACGCATAATCCTCCTGCCCCAGAATTGCTTGATCTGTGCGATGAGATGGGTTTTTTAGTAATGGATGAGATGTTTGATATGTGGAAAAAGGGTAAAACTGAATTTGATTATTCCCTTAATTGGGACAAATGGCATGTGAAAGACCTTCAAGATTTCATTAAAAGAGATAGGAACCATCCGAGCATCATTATTTGGAGTGTGGGCAATGAAATCCCCGAACAATGGGACGAGGCGGGGAAAACAATAGCGACAGAATTGGCTGCTGTGGTGAGAGAATTAGATACAACTCGCGCTATCACCGTTGCTTGTAACCCACCATCTCCCGAAAATACGATAGCACAATCGGGGGCTTTGGACTTGATAGGTTACAATTATGCGCTGGATTTGTATGAAAATTTCCCAGAAGTCTTTCCCGGAAAATGCTTTATAGCAACTGAAACAACTTCCGCATTGGCAACTAGGGGCTATTATGATATGCCTTCCGATACTGTTCAGCGTTGGCCTGTGCGCTGGGATATTCCTTTCACCCAAGGAAATCCTGATAATACCGTTTCTGCTTACGACCATGTGAGCACGCCTTGGGGTGCAACCCACGAGGAGGTGCTAAAAGTAATAATGAAGCACGATTACCTTTCAGGCATGTTTGTTTGGACGGGCTTTGATTATCTTGGCGAACCTACTCCATATTCTTGGCCATCAAGGAGCTCTTTCTTCGGAATAGTCGATTTGGCTGGTTTCCCCAAGGATACCTATTACCTTTATAAATCACTTTGGGCAGAAGACCCGGTTTTACATATTTATCCCCACTGGAACTGGTCTGAGGGCGATTCTGTCGATATTTGGGCGTATGCTACTGCGGATGAGGTAGAGCTGTTTTTGAATGGGAAATCATTGGGCAAGAAGGAAAAAGAAGGGGACGAGCTGCATTTGATGTGGAAAGTGCCATTTGAAAAAGGTACGATAACAGCTAAGTCTGCGGTAGATGGAAAAGAGTTGGTAAAAGAATTGAAAACGGCTGAAAAACCACATAAAATAAACTTAGAAGCCGATAGAGGAACTATTCAGGCAGATGGCGTGGACTTGTCTTTTGTGACGGTAACGGTAGTAGATAGTGCTGGAACGATTCATCCACAAGCCCATCACCAAGTTTCTTTTGAACTAGAAGGACCTGGTAAAATAGTAGGAGTAGATAATGGAAACCCTAACAGCCACGAGTCATTCAAAGGAAAAACGATAAAAGCTTTTTATGGAAAATGCTTGGTGGTTATCCAGTCAACTGGTGAGGCTGGAACTGTAAAACTGGTAGCCAATTCTGATGGACTTGAAGACGGAGAGTTGGTTATTAATGTAAAGTAA
- a CDS encoding two-component regulator propeller domain-containing protein, with translation MYKDQLVLTHYAKEEGLSNNQVTVITQCKDGYIWVGTVDGLNRFDGHGFEVFRHTVEDEEGLTGNIITSILESNDGRYLWVGTTEGLFSFDKDLQSFELIGFPLLYIRSLVFDSQKNLMLLANGAIYKRNPSTAEFDLVFESKTNSIREFAIVGGSEYLVGTDTGLGRLDLRTNSIKPIIKDCVVLAIQKVLSGKYIISTEKKGLFCLEGNRFTRMGEGQKVFTSGQIEGMVEAGPGKYWVASKDEGLYFYDSDKGRLQGYYYNIYEPEGLRTNAITALLQDREGNLWIGTFDKGVGFIDRWRKPFMHFKFNYRPDGLPNSNVRCMFQDRDGDIWIGTKEGGCLSKFDRAEGTFTNFCPDENDPLSISSDYVLSINDARPDKLWVATFTGGLNLFDKKTGRFEHFRSEENDPESISQDKVYDVLVDSKGALWVGTGSEGVDMREAGKSGFVHFNTRNRNQSGLLGDRVKDLYETKDSTLWVGTNSGLGKYDRDKYSFVFYQRTNEKYSLSNNRVYSIFEDSKGNFWIGTFAGLNLMDRETNRFFAFTKKDGLASNGVVGIEEDGHGNLWVSTTNGLSKFSPPPNLDIDHLMSSGERGEFVNYDVSDGLQGTEFAFNASCKLENGEMIFGGSNGFNLFHPDSIKDNPLVPQIAFTGLKLFNKQVDVGGQDGILQDHINKTEQIVLTHRQHTLTFSFAALNFSSPEKNQYAYMLEGLEKEWNYVGNQRFVTYTNLSAGNYVFKVKASNNDGVWNEEGRSIKIKMQPPWWTTLWFRMFCALLSIGVVISIFRYRTGRLKRTQKMLEKMVDQRTVELREANTEIQDQNKELNQLNEELQSQQEELSLHNEELMSTLDQLKMAQAQLVQSEKMASLGLLTAGIAHEINNPVNFIKSGISGLQVVIEEFEKVAKLYEEVTPENAVEKVKEIDELKKVLKFDMMMGKAVKITRHINTGVERTADIVKGLRSFSRSDTKMTYSYSLAEGIDNNLLLINHLTKDRIQVFKNINVFHEIECSPSQINQVLMNLLVNAVQSIEGEGNIYISATEEGENVVIKIRDTGNGIAPADIKHIFDPFFTTKEVGKGTGMGLSITLGIIEEHLGKIKVESVVGEGTTMIITLPIRNIG, from the coding sequence ATGTACAAAGACCAGTTGGTATTGACTCACTATGCCAAAGAAGAAGGACTTTCCAATAACCAAGTCACAGTTATCACTCAATGTAAAGATGGGTATATTTGGGTAGGTACAGTAGATGGGCTCAATAGGTTCGACGGGCATGGCTTTGAAGTGTTCAGGCATACTGTAGAAGATGAAGAAGGGTTAACGGGTAACATTATTACCTCCATTCTCGAAAGTAATGACGGAAGGTATCTTTGGGTAGGTACTACCGAAGGGCTTTTTTCTTTTGATAAAGACCTTCAGTCATTCGAGCTGATCGGTTTTCCTCTTTTATATATACGTTCACTTGTATTTGATTCTCAAAAAAACTTGATGCTTCTGGCCAACGGGGCAATTTATAAGCGTAATCCCTCTACTGCTGAATTTGACTTGGTTTTCGAAAGCAAAACTAACTCTATCAGGGAGTTCGCCATAGTTGGGGGTAGTGAGTACCTAGTGGGTACTGATACTGGTCTTGGGCGTTTGGACTTGCGTACCAATTCTATTAAACCAATAATAAAGGATTGTGTGGTATTGGCTATTCAAAAAGTACTTTCCGGAAAATATATAATAAGTACGGAAAAGAAAGGGCTGTTTTGTTTAGAAGGAAATAGGTTCACAAGAATGGGGGAGGGACAAAAAGTATTTACTTCGGGTCAGATAGAGGGTATGGTGGAGGCTGGGCCTGGCAAATACTGGGTAGCATCAAAAGACGAAGGCCTGTATTTTTACGATTCGGATAAAGGGAGATTGCAGGGTTATTATTATAATATTTATGAACCAGAAGGCTTAAGAACCAATGCGATAACTGCATTGTTGCAGGATAGGGAAGGGAATTTGTGGATTGGTACCTTTGATAAAGGGGTGGGTTTTATAGATAGGTGGAGGAAACCTTTTATGCATTTCAAGTTCAACTACAGACCTGATGGCTTGCCCAATAGCAACGTGAGGTGTATGTTCCAAGATAGGGACGGAGATATTTGGATAGGGACAAAAGAAGGTGGTTGTCTAAGCAAGTTTGATAGGGCAGAAGGGACTTTTACAAACTTCTGCCCAGATGAAAATGATCCTTTGAGTATAAGTAGCGACTACGTACTTTCGATTAATGATGCTAGACCAGATAAATTGTGGGTAGCTACGTTTACCGGAGGGCTCAACCTTTTCGATAAAAAGACGGGTAGGTTTGAGCATTTCCGGAGTGAAGAAAACGACCCTGAGAGCATTTCTCAAGATAAGGTGTACGATGTGCTGGTGGACAGCAAAGGGGCTCTGTGGGTAGGCACCGGAAGCGAAGGGGTAGATATGCGGGAAGCAGGTAAGTCTGGCTTTGTCCACTTTAATACAAGGAATAGGAATCAATCTGGTTTGCTTGGTGATAGGGTGAAAGATTTGTACGAAACAAAGGATAGCACCCTTTGGGTGGGAACAAATAGTGGACTAGGTAAATATGACCGTGATAAATACTCTTTTGTTTTTTACCAACGGACAAATGAGAAATACTCTCTGAGTAATAATAGAGTTTATTCGATTTTTGAAGATAGTAAAGGAAACTTTTGGATAGGTACTTTTGCTGGCTTGAACCTGATGGATAGGGAAACGAACCGTTTCTTTGCCTTTACAAAAAAAGATGGACTTGCCAGTAATGGAGTGGTCGGTATAGAAGAAGATGGGCATGGAAACCTTTGGGTATCGACTACCAATGGGCTTTCAAAGTTTTCCCCACCTCCTAATTTGGATATTGACCATTTGATGAGTAGTGGAGAACGGGGGGAGTTTGTGAATTACGATGTAAGTGACGGGCTTCAAGGGACAGAGTTTGCCTTCAATGCCAGTTGTAAGTTAGAAAACGGTGAAATGATTTTTGGCGGAAGCAATGGCTTTAATTTATTTCATCCAGACAGCATAAAGGACAACCCGTTGGTTCCACAAATAGCCTTTACAGGTTTAAAGCTTTTTAATAAGCAGGTGGATGTTGGGGGGCAAGATGGGATTTTGCAAGACCATATCAATAAAACAGAGCAGATTGTCCTGACGCATCGGCAGCATACCTTAACGTTTAGTTTTGCGGCGTTGAATTTTTCTTCGCCAGAAAAAAATCAATATGCCTACATGTTGGAAGGGCTAGAGAAAGAATGGAATTATGTGGGGAACCAGCGTTTTGTTACGTACACTAATCTGAGCGCTGGCAATTATGTCTTTAAGGTAAAAGCTTCTAATAACGATGGGGTTTGGAACGAAGAAGGGCGGTCGATAAAGATAAAAATGCAACCTCCTTGGTGGACTACTTTGTGGTTTAGGATGTTTTGTGCTCTGTTGTCAATAGGTGTCGTCATTTCTATATTCAGGTATCGAACTGGTAGGTTAAAAAGGACGCAAAAGATGTTGGAAAAAATGGTTGATCAACGTACGGTTGAACTGCGTGAAGCCAACACTGAAATCCAAGATCAAAACAAAGAGCTAAATCAACTGAACGAAGAGCTTCAAAGTCAGCAAGAAGAACTCTCTTTGCACAATGAAGAACTGATGTCTACGTTGGACCAGTTAAAAATGGCTCAGGCACAATTGGTCCAATCGGAAAAAATGGCATCTTTAGGCTTGCTCACCGCAGGGATAGCTCATGAAATAAACAACCCGGTCAATTTTATAAAGTCAGGTATAAGCGGGTTACAGGTAGTAATAGAGGAGTTTGAAAAAGTAGCAAAACTTTATGAAGAAGTGACTCCAGAAAATGCTGTGGAGAAAGTTAAGGAAATAGATGAGCTGAAAAAGGTGCTCAAGTTTGATATGATGATGGGGAAAGCCGTGAAAATCACTCGGCACATAAATACGGGTGTGGAGCGGACAGCAGACATAGTGAAAGGACTGCGCTCATTTAGCCGTTCGGATACGAAGATGACCTATTCTTATAGCCTAGCTGAGGGAATAGATAATAATTTATTGCTGATCAACCACCTTACGAAGGATAGGATACAGGTATTTAAAAACATAAATGTATTCCACGAGATTGAGTGCTCACCTAGCCAGATCAATCAGGTGCTGATGAACCTATTGGTAAATGCGGTTCAGTCTATTGAAGGCGAGGGGAATATTTACATTTCGGCTACGGAAGAAGGGGAGAATGTGGTGATAAAAATAAGAGATACAGGAAATGGCATTGCTCCAGCAGATATCAAGCATATTTTCGATCCTTTTTTCACTACCAAAGAAGTAGGCAAAGGTACGGGCATGGGGCTTTCGATCACCTTAGGAATTATAGAAGAGCATCTTGGAAAAATAAAGGTGGAAAGTGTAGTGGGGGAAGGTACTACCATGATCATTACTTTGCCTATCCGAAATATAGGCTAG
- a CDS encoding transposase, with the protein MGYFSGIKYVGQNGKIDYLILVSYNQEDLSLDIYKNRWQIETMFRAFKSAGFNLEDTHITDYERLDTLIKVISIAFVWSYSVGIYLNDCVKKIAIKNHGRRAVSFFTYGLDFLTNAFINTIRNDIKIAFKIFLSCT; encoded by the coding sequence TTGGGCTATTTCTCAGGTATTAAATATGTTGGTCAAAATGGAAAAATTGATTACCTGATATTGGTTTCCTATAACCAAGAAGACTTAAGCCTAGACATCTATAAAAACCGTTGGCAGATAGAAACTATGTTCAGGGCTTTCAAGTCGGCTGGTTTTAATTTGGAAGATACCCATATTACTGATTATGAAAGATTAGACACCCTGATAAAAGTCATTTCCATTGCTTTTGTTTGGTCTTACAGCGTAGGCATTTACCTTAATGATTGTGTCAAAAAAATAGCAATTAAAAACCACGGCAGGAGGGCCGTAAGCTTCTTTACTTACGGGCTTGATTTCCTTACCAATGCTTTTATCAATACAATTAGAAACGACATCAAAATCGCTTTTAAGATTTTTTTGTCATGTACTTAG
- a CDS encoding histidine kinase, with product MHKIFWRGFALSSISGLLLYTYLVYGNSGSLPSLPDDLGNFAGVILLANAGGWALWGLGSLLNKILPWQRFLFVRLLAGITLGTLLVNTVVLSIPYLYTLLARGSYEAEMLANGNTEFVIKLSILIFFSVITYTFINFTTYSYHEYAITQVQRAQSTRKQLEMQFDMLKSQLSPHYLFNCLNTISSLIYQDADLAENFIRNFAQTYQYILQTNSKKLVSLQEEIDFVKAYIFLLKVRFDEGLKVDIDLPRDVLKSEIPPLTLQLLVENAVKHNIISEESPLHVQISLDDDKKLAIINNKTAEPEQNESFEIGLKNIKKRYEYFTKNPIMITNGELYKVNLPLINYTPSKGSMLMMF from the coding sequence ATGCACAAGATATTTTGGCGAGGCTTTGCCCTCAGTAGTATTTCGGGATTGTTGCTCTACACTTATTTGGTGTATGGCAACTCGGGTTCGCTGCCTAGCTTGCCTGATGACCTCGGGAATTTTGCTGGGGTAATTCTCCTTGCCAATGCAGGTGGCTGGGCACTGTGGGGACTTGGCTCCCTACTCAATAAAATTTTGCCTTGGCAACGGTTTCTTTTCGTACGCTTACTGGCAGGCATTACCCTCGGAACTCTCCTAGTAAACACGGTTGTGTTGAGCATTCCTTACCTCTACACACTGCTGGCAAGGGGCAGCTACGAAGCCGAAATGCTCGCCAATGGCAACACAGAGTTTGTAATAAAACTTTCTATCCTGATTTTCTTTAGTGTCATTACCTATACTTTCATCAATTTCACTACCTATTCTTACCACGAATATGCCATTACGCAGGTGCAGCGGGCACAGTCTACCCGAAAGCAATTGGAAATGCAGTTCGATATGCTCAAAAGCCAGCTAAGCCCCCATTACCTTTTCAATTGTCTCAACACCATTTCTTCGCTCATTTACCAAGATGCAGACTTGGCTGAAAACTTTATCCGAAACTTTGCCCAAACCTACCAATATATCCTCCAGACCAACAGCAAAAAACTGGTGAGCCTACAAGAAGAAATTGACTTCGTAAAAGCATATATTTTCTTATTAAAAGTAAGGTTCGATGAAGGGTTAAAAGTAGATATCGACTTACCCCGAGATGTGCTCAAAAGTGAAATCCCCCCACTTACCTTGCAGCTTTTGGTGGAAAATGCGGTGAAGCACAACATCATTTCGGAAGAGTCGCCCCTGCATGTTCAAATCAGCCTTGACGATGACAAAAAGCTGGCAATCATCAACAACAAAACAGCCGAGCCTGAGCAAAACGAATCGTTTGAAATTGGGCTGAAAAACATCAAAAAACGGTACGAGTATTTTACCAAAAACCCGATCATGATCACCAACGGCGAACTATACAAGGTAAACCTCCCGCTCATCAATTACACACCTAGCAAGGGAAGTATGTTGATGATGTTTTAG
- a CDS encoding histidine kinase has protein sequence MNKNFIHKFTYRTVSPIAYGTVVYIMILLIFDRAGNLAENFELFEWLLCLILTYGQFEATRLLIIFLDKKVPFNKNIKLRLFTQFGLSAVLSILIVSAVISAYFIYLVQFSSFLPELYTFNSLLLTISIFHNLLYTSICFLGKQNDEELAKEHSLRKTLEFQLQAFKNEINPELLYSSLETVISLLHQNPKKADNFINQLSTVYRYTLDNKQYELAQLKTELNAVDNLLQLLNIRHHGNLSFSSEIPQTELIKELIPGTLPMLVEHLVRTSIVSSNQPLHIRCYLDGENTLAVQSRLNERIRPIDKPKKELKNLQKAYSFYTSEPVVKVKAYDEVIIKVPLLQLELEEEVL, from the coding sequence ATGAACAAGAATTTTATACACAAATTCACTTACCGGACAGTCAGCCCCATTGCCTATGGAACGGTGGTGTACATCATGATTTTGCTGATTTTCGATAGGGCGGGAAACTTGGCAGAAAACTTTGAACTTTTTGAATGGTTGCTTTGCCTCATCCTCACCTACGGGCAGTTTGAGGCAACTCGCTTGCTCATCATCTTTTTGGATAAAAAAGTCCCTTTCAATAAAAATATTAAACTAAGACTATTCACCCAATTCGGGTTAAGTGCCGTCCTTTCCATCCTCATTGTCTCGGCAGTTATCTCGGCATATTTCATCTATTTGGTACAGTTCAGCTCGTTCCTCCCCGAGCTCTATACCTTCAATTCTTTGCTACTGACCATCAGCATTTTTCACAATTTGCTTTATACAAGCATCTGCTTTTTGGGCAAGCAAAACGATGAAGAGCTGGCAAAAGAACATTCGTTGAGAAAAACCCTAGAATTTCAGCTCCAAGCTTTCAAAAACGAGATCAACCCAGAATTGCTCTATTCCAGTCTCGAAACCGTCATTTCCCTACTCCACCAAAACCCTAAAAAAGCGGATAACTTTATCAACCAACTTTCCACGGTCTATCGCTACACGCTCGACAACAAGCAGTACGAACTCGCCCAGCTCAAAACAGAATTAAATGCGGTTGACAATCTTTTGCAGCTGCTCAATATCCGCCACCACGGCAACTTGAGTTTTAGCTCGGAAATCCCCCAAACCGAGCTAATAAAGGAACTGATCCCTGGTACCTTACCCATGCTGGTAGAGCATTTGGTAAGGACTTCGATAGTTTCGAGCAACCAACCTCTGCACATCCGCTGCTACCTAGATGGGGAAAATACCCTAGCGGTTCAAAGCAGGCTCAATGAACGTATAAGACCGATTGATAAGCCCAAAAAAGAGTTGAAAAATTTACAAAAAGCGTATTCATTTTACACTTCCGAACCTGTAGTGAAAGTAAAAGCCTACGACGAGGTAATCATAAAAGTGCCTTTGCTCCAACTGGAATTGGAAGAGGAGGTTTTGTAA
- a CDS encoding LytTR family DNA-binding domain-containing protein: MKIVIIEDEKPAADKLQRLLKLSVENSEILAVLPSIQKAVKWFGQGEEYDLVFMDIQLADGLCFEIFKKVTIQKPVIFTTAYNEYAIEAFKVNSIDYLLKPITAEKVESSLNKLETLRQNLPSPQQPNQLEQINQMLASLQKNYKSRFMVKLGEHIRSVAVEKIAYFLAEDRHVSLFTLQGRRFLIDYKMEELENMLDPKLFFRANRSFTVGINAIQDVLVYSNSRLKISTEPQSEKEIIVSREKVAAFKDWFNDGELEN; this comes from the coding sequence GTGAAAATTGTAATCATAGAAGACGAAAAGCCTGCGGCAGATAAGCTCCAGCGTTTATTAAAACTTTCGGTGGAAAACAGTGAGATTTTGGCGGTGTTACCTTCCATTCAAAAAGCGGTAAAGTGGTTTGGACAAGGTGAGGAATATGACCTTGTGTTTATGGATATCCAACTGGCAGATGGGCTATGCTTTGAGATTTTCAAAAAAGTGACCATCCAAAAACCCGTCATTTTCACCACTGCATACAACGAGTACGCCATAGAAGCTTTCAAGGTAAACAGCATCGATTATTTGCTGAAACCCATCACTGCCGAAAAGGTAGAAAGCAGCCTCAATAAATTGGAAACCTTGCGCCAGAACCTTCCTTCACCACAGCAGCCGAACCAACTGGAACAGATCAACCAAATGCTGGCCTCGCTCCAAAAAAACTACAAGTCGAGATTTATGGTGAAACTTGGCGAACATATCCGTTCCGTAGCAGTGGAAAAAATAGCCTATTTCCTCGCCGAAGACCGCCATGTTTCGCTCTTTACACTCCAAGGACGCCGATTCCTGATCGATTATAAAATGGAAGAACTGGAAAACATGCTCGACCCTAAGCTTTTTTTCCGAGCCAACCGAAGTTTTACCGTTGGGATAAATGCCATCCAAGATGTACTAGTGTATTCGAACAGCCGACTAAAAATAAGTACCGAACCTCAATCCGAAAAAGAAATAATTGTAAGTAGGGAAAAGGTCGCCGCCTTCAAAGATTGGTTCAACGATGGAGAACTAGAAAATTAG
- the tpx gene encoding thiol peroxidase: MSKITLGGNETHTAGELPTVGSKAPDFTFTRSDLSDASLSDYAGKKIVLNIFPSIDTGVCAASVRKFNQEASSLENTVVICISKDLPFAHSRFCETEGLTNVIPASEYKNSSFSDAYALKIVDGAFEGLLSRAVIVIGEDGLIKYTEQVPEIGQEPDYEKALALL, encoded by the coding sequence ATGTCTAAGATCACACTTGGAGGAAACGAAACCCATACAGCAGGCGAGTTGCCCACAGTAGGCAGCAAAGCACCAGATTTTACTTTCACCAGATCAGATTTATCGGATGCTAGTTTGTCCGATTATGCAGGCAAAAAAATAGTATTGAACATTTTTCCGAGTATCGATACGGGCGTGTGCGCTGCCTCGGTAAGGAAATTTAACCAAGAAGCCTCTTCTTTGGAAAATACGGTGGTGATCTGTATTTCAAAAGATTTGCCTTTTGCCCACAGCCGTTTCTGTGAAACAGAAGGACTTACCAATGTAATTCCTGCATCGGAATATAAAAACAGTAGTTTTTCGGATGCTTATGCATTAAAAATAGTAGATGGCGCTTTTGAAGGTTTGCTTTCTAGGGCAGTAATTGTAATAGGTGAAGATGGGCTCATAAAATATACAGAACAAGTTCCAGAAATAGGCCAAGAGCCTGACTATGAAAAAGCGTTAGCTTTACTTTAA
- a CDS encoding polymorphic toxin type 23 domain-containing protein, which yields MTLFSNSIAFFAITPNLPPNSCSTLINFGSYNKMLPKKTLFILVFLLSTTSTFAQFDNWGVTGGLTFNYGSTLQRLGLFFGGYYYEDHVQVNLNARFHRNFKSYGPTDRQGNEWQIHAGLVYSYGNIDSVKNQFLSEVSSQMAYKNSIGYAYNVFIDQIKTSQNTGTISWQLDKFNLIIENDILGSPGSDQFRTGAFLLSYNDGQNQLAISNVLWTGNPHSEQTVLYDSCSFARFGYKDISKAPYGGYSNGILKIQYRRAFDIIQHAGFDIGIDAEQIRNVIQNKIMHDFIFWPAKWNPVKNKHLPMVDSEGNAYIYEEGQKIRPAKFYWDMNMNSVLTY from the coding sequence ATGACATTGTTTTCAAATTCAATAGCTTTTTTTGCCATAACTCCTAACTTGCCCCCCAATTCTTGCAGTACGTTGATAAACTTTGGCTCTTACAACAAAATGCTACCCAAAAAAACGCTTTTTATCTTAGTATTTTTGCTTAGCACTACAAGCACCTTCGCCCAGTTTGATAACTGGGGTGTGACAGGCGGATTGACATTTAACTACGGAAGCACCCTCCAAAGGCTTGGGTTATTTTTTGGCGGCTACTATTACGAAGACCACGTTCAAGTAAACTTAAATGCCCGCTTCCATAGGAATTTCAAATCGTATGGACCAACTGACAGGCAAGGAAACGAGTGGCAAATCCATGCTGGCCTAGTATATTCCTATGGCAATATCGATTCTGTTAAAAATCAATTCCTCTCCGAGGTAAGCAGCCAAATGGCATACAAAAACTCTATTGGCTACGCTTATAATGTATTCATCGACCAGATAAAAACCTCTCAAAACACAGGCACGATATCTTGGCAACTTGACAAATTCAACCTCATCATAGAAAATGACATTTTGGGCTCACCAGGCTCAGACCAGTTCCGCACAGGGGCTTTTCTGCTTTCTTACAACGATGGGCAAAACCAGCTTGCCATCAGCAATGTACTCTGGACGGGCAATCCACATTCTGAGCAAACTGTATTGTACGATTCTTGTTCGTTTGCCCGCTTTGGTTACAAGGACATCTCGAAAGCTCCTTACGGCGGATATTCCAATGGCATCTTAAAAATCCAGTACCGCAGGGCTTTTGACATTATCCAACATGCCGGTTTTGATATAGGGATAGATGCAGAACAGATCAGGAATGTGATCCAAAATAAAATTATGCACGACTTTATCTTCTGGCCAGCCAAGTGGAACCCTGTCAAAAACAAGCATTTGCCCATGGTGGACTCGGAAGGAAATGCGTATATCTACGAAGAGGGGCAAAAAATCCGGCCCGCTAAATTTTATTGGGACATGAACATGAATTCCGTACTGACCTACTAG